A genomic window from Leptolyngbya sp. BL0902 includes:
- a CDS encoding class I SAM-dependent methyltransferase has protein sequence MQRKSDGLPLLRLPLKALGQRWWSGLVSVWVRGIVGVLVVGSLAACGSLPLAVSSSYQTISPSQDGIGRVYLGREIAKTMGHEGAAWLDRPSRGLQERPQAAVEHLALQPTDIVADIGAGSGYFATRLAARVPQGRVLAVDVQPEMLDLLGQKLAASQITNVESILGTEDSPNLPPNTLDLALMVDAYHEFAYPREMMTGIVAALKPGGRVVLAEYRAENPLVMIKRLHKMSEAQVKREMAAVGLRWLKTDDTLPQQHLLFFEKPAA, from the coding sequence GTGCAGAGAAAATCAGACGGTTTGCCCCTATTGAGGTTGCCGCTGAAAGCCCTAGGCCAGCGATGGTGGTCGGGGCTAGTCTCGGTTTGGGTGCGGGGAATCGTCGGGGTGCTGGTGGTAGGCTCCCTAGCGGCCTGCGGATCTTTGCCCCTAGCGGTGAGTTCGTCCTATCAAACCATCAGCCCCAGCCAGGATGGTATCGGGCGGGTATATTTAGGTCGAGAAATCGCCAAAACCATGGGCCACGAGGGGGCGGCCTGGTTAGATCGCCCCAGTCGCGGGTTGCAGGAACGGCCCCAAGCTGCGGTGGAACACCTGGCTCTGCAACCTACGGACATCGTGGCCGACATCGGGGCTGGGTCGGGCTATTTTGCCACGCGGCTGGCGGCGCGGGTGCCCCAGGGCCGGGTGCTGGCGGTGGATGTTCAGCCGGAAATGCTGGATCTGCTGGGCCAAAAGCTAGCCGCTAGCCAGATCACCAACGTTGAATCCATCCTGGGCACCGAGGACAGCCCCAACCTGCCCCCGAATACCCTCGATCTGGCCCTGATGGTGGATGCCTACCACGAATTTGCCTACCCTCGCGAGATGATGACGGGCATCGTTGCTGCCCTGAAGCCCGGTGGCCGGGTGGTGCTGGCAGAATATCGAGCGGAAAATCCCCTGGTGATGATCAAGCGCCTCCACAAAATGAGCGAGGCCCAGGTGAAGCGCGAGATGGCCGCCGTGGGGTTGCGCTGGCTGAAGACCGACGATACCCTGCCCCAGCAGCACCTCCTATTTTTTGAGAAACCCGCCGCCTAA